A window from Thiomonas sp. FB-Cd encodes these proteins:
- the mgtA gene encoding magnesium-translocating P-type ATPase, translating to MTTTDQASLTRGLSSAEATRRRRRSGPNQIVPEHHRHLVWEFLARFQNPLVLILLAAIGISALTGDMTGSWVIGLIVVASVTLDFFQEHRAGQAAERLAAQVAVTVCVLRDGMRRDLPLAQLVPGDVVFLSAGNLVPADGVALVVQDFFVNQAQLTGEPYPVEKHASPTPTPETWDPDAPDAILMGSSVVSGSATLLVIRTGIRTAFGQIATSLNKQPPATAFERGTRQFGILIMRLTFGLVLFVLLVNIALHRPLLESFLFAVALAVGLTPELLPMIVSVTLARGAMRMAHKKVIVKRLSAIQDMGAMDVLCTDKTGTLTEARIRLERHVNALNQESSRVLVFAYLNSAFETGLKSPLDDAILQHGEIEIEGWKKLDEVPFDFERRRVSVLLEGHEGRILVAKGAPEDILALCTDYEDSDGVPTALGAVDRERIDALFSTLGEDGFRILAIAWRKVPATQDRAVLTDESALVFAGFAAFLDPPKASAAKALAAMANGGVAIKIITGDNEKVTRYVCAQLGVTVSGVLTGSDIAAMNDDALRARVADVNIFCRANPAQKNRIILALKSRGHVVGYLGDGINDAPSLHTADVGISVNSAVDVAKQAAAMILLQNDLNVLHTAILEGRRTFGNVMKYIMMATSSNFGNMFSMAGAALVLPFLPMLPLQILLNNLLYDISEMPLPLDNVDDEDLIMPKRWDMAFIRNFMLTIGPISSVFDLLTFYLLIRLLKADEALFHTGWFVESIATQVLVIFVIRTRRNPLRSHPQAWLTRLSLGVVGLSMLLPFSPLANQLGFVPLPLEFFGLLIVMLLLYLTLVEFGKRWFYRRYAASPLTALARRPPE from the coding sequence ATGACGACAACCGATCAGGCATCCTTGACTCGTGGATTGAGCAGCGCGGAAGCTACGAGGCGGCGTCGCCGATCCGGCCCCAACCAGATCGTCCCGGAACACCATCGCCATCTTGTCTGGGAGTTCCTCGCCCGATTTCAAAACCCGCTGGTCCTTATCCTTCTGGCAGCGATCGGCATTTCCGCGCTCACAGGAGACATGACCGGAAGCTGGGTCATTGGCCTCATCGTCGTGGCGAGCGTCACCCTTGATTTTTTTCAGGAGCATCGGGCGGGGCAAGCAGCAGAACGTCTGGCCGCCCAAGTCGCTGTAACCGTGTGCGTCTTGCGCGACGGCATGCGCCGAGATCTCCCGCTGGCGCAGTTGGTTCCCGGCGACGTGGTCTTTTTGTCTGCCGGCAACCTGGTTCCAGCAGATGGAGTGGCGCTCGTGGTCCAAGACTTCTTCGTCAACCAGGCCCAGCTCACCGGTGAGCCCTATCCGGTAGAAAAGCATGCCAGCCCCACCCCCACGCCTGAAACTTGGGATCCCGATGCGCCCGATGCAATTCTCATGGGCAGTTCGGTGGTAAGCGGATCGGCCACGCTCCTCGTCATACGCACAGGCATCCGCACCGCGTTTGGGCAGATCGCCACGTCTTTGAATAAGCAACCGCCTGCCACTGCCTTCGAGCGGGGCACCCGCCAATTTGGCATCTTGATCATGCGCCTGACCTTTGGGTTGGTGCTCTTTGTCCTTCTGGTGAACATTGCTCTGCACCGGCCTTTACTCGAATCGTTCCTGTTTGCTGTGGCTCTTGCCGTCGGATTGACGCCTGAACTCCTTCCCATGATCGTATCCGTGACGCTTGCGCGTGGAGCCATGCGCATGGCGCACAAGAAGGTGATCGTCAAACGTCTTTCCGCCATTCAGGATATGGGTGCCATGGATGTGCTTTGCACAGACAAGACGGGCACATTGACGGAAGCGCGAATCCGCCTGGAGAGGCATGTCAACGCGCTGAACCAAGAGAGCTCGAGGGTCCTCGTATTCGCCTACCTGAACAGCGCCTTTGAGACTGGTCTGAAAAGCCCACTTGATGATGCCATCTTGCAGCACGGTGAGATCGAAATCGAGGGCTGGAAAAAACTCGACGAAGTCCCGTTCGATTTTGAACGCCGCCGCGTCTCCGTCCTTCTCGAAGGCCATGAAGGGCGCATCCTGGTGGCCAAAGGAGCACCCGAGGACATACTTGCACTGTGCACGGACTACGAAGATAGTGACGGAGTACCGACCGCACTGGGCGCGGTCGACCGAGAGCGCATCGACGCCCTTTTCAGCACCCTCGGCGAGGACGGGTTTCGGATTTTGGCTATTGCCTGGCGCAAGGTTCCTGCAACGCAAGACCGTGCAGTTTTGACCGATGAGTCTGCGCTCGTTTTTGCGGGCTTCGCAGCATTCCTCGACCCACCAAAGGCCAGCGCTGCCAAGGCGCTTGCAGCAATGGCGAATGGCGGGGTAGCGATCAAGATCATCACTGGGGACAACGAAAAGGTTACGCGCTACGTCTGTGCGCAACTCGGAGTGACGGTTTCCGGCGTTTTGACCGGAAGCGACATCGCTGCCATGAATGACGATGCGCTGCGTGCACGCGTGGCCGACGTGAACATTTTCTGCCGAGCCAATCCCGCTCAGAAAAATCGGATCATTCTTGCCCTCAAGTCACGCGGGCACGTTGTAGGCTATCTCGGCGACGGCATCAACGATGCGCCCTCGCTGCATACAGCCGACGTGGGCATCTCGGTGAACAGCGCTGTTGATGTGGCGAAACAAGCGGCAGCCATGATTCTTCTGCAGAATGACCTCAATGTGCTTCACACAGCCATTCTGGAAGGACGTCGCACCTTCGGCAACGTCATGAAATACATCATGATGGCCACGAGCTCCAATTTCGGCAACATGTTCAGCATGGCTGGCGCCGCCTTGGTGCTACCGTTCCTTCCCATGTTGCCGCTCCAGATTCTTCTCAACAATTTGCTCTACGACATCTCTGAAATGCCGCTTCCACTGGACAACGTGGATGATGAAGACCTGATCATGCCAAAGCGCTGGGATATGGCCTTTATACGCAATTTCATGCTCACCATAGGCCCCATCAGCTCAGTATTCGATTTGCTCACTTTTTATTTGCTCATCAGATTGCTCAAAGCGGATGAGGCTCTTTTTCACACCGGCTGGTTCGTGGAATCGATCGCCACCCAGGTTCTCGTTATTTTTGTCATACGCACTCGCCGCAACCCTCTTCGCAGCCATCCACAGGCTTGGCTCACACGCCTATCCCTCGGAGTGGTCGGCTTGTCCATGCTGCTGCCGTTCTCACCACTGGCAAACCAACTGGGATTTGTGCCGCTACCGCTGGAGTTCTTCGGTCTCTTGATCGTCATGTTGCTGCTCTATCTAACTCTGGTGGAATTCGGGAAGCGGTGGTTCTACAGGCGATATGCCGCATCGCCACTCACGGCGCTTGCACGCCGTCCACCGGAGTAA
- a CDS encoding NAD(P)H-dependent oxidoreductase, producing MNKNIFLIQGHPDLSQQHFCHALEKAYAEGAMATGHKVQNVSVAALDFPIPRSRQEWEHGTLPMGLGRAQAAIRWANHIVLLFPLWLGDMPALLNGFLEQVARPGFAFSSEAGNPFAHKGLVGRSARVVVTMGMPASMYRWYFRAHSVRSLERNILGFVGIAPVKETLIGMTGKLDPVLAGKWLERLRELGGRGE from the coding sequence ATGAACAAGAACATTTTCCTGATCCAAGGCCACCCCGACCTCAGCCAGCAGCATTTTTGCCATGCCCTTGAAAAGGCATATGCGGAGGGGGCGATGGCCACCGGGCATAAGGTCCAGAACGTCAGCGTCGCGGCCTTGGATTTTCCGATCCCGCGCAGCCGGCAGGAGTGGGAGCACGGAACGCTGCCCATGGGCTTGGGGCGCGCCCAAGCGGCGATCCGCTGGGCCAATCACATTGTGTTGCTTTTTCCGCTGTGGCTGGGCGATATGCCGGCGCTACTCAATGGGTTTCTTGAGCAGGTTGCGCGCCCCGGTTTTGCTTTCTCCAGTGAAGCCGGGAATCCGTTTGCCCACAAGGGCCTTGTTGGTCGCTCGGCACGGGTAGTTGTCACGATGGGGATGCCAGCCTCGATGTATCGTTGGTATTTCCGCGCCCACAGCGTGCGCTCCTTGGAACGCAATATTTTGGGCTTTGTTGGCATCGCTCCAGTCAAGGAAACGCTGATCGGCATGACCGGCAAGCTTGACCCGGTACTGGCTGGAAAGTGGCTGGAACGGCTCAGGGAACTTGGAGGGCGTGGCGAATGA
- a CDS encoding bifunctional aminoglycoside phosphotransferase/ATP-binding protein encodes MRQFASGALLSERLASGCVNGALIDRLAARLAAFHQAAAVAPAVTAHGSAPQIRAQTAQVLAGLGLQDATGELGKLYAWCDAQGRDLAATFDIRKRQGWVREGHGDLHLQNIVALGDDITAFDCIEFDPDLRWIDVQCDIAFLTMDLAAHNRGDLAWRFLDRWLEVHGDYAGLAVLRYYEVYRALVRALVIRLRRSEGLEAAGPDYVAVARSFAEAHNASLLITHGLSGSGKSYVAQRLLEVAGAIRLRSDVERKRLFGLSALDVSSARMPQGIYARAASQRTYEALYAASAVVLDAGYPVIVDATFLRAHERDAFRNLARRKGVRFSILHCHADDATLRGRVQARRCRANDPSEADLAVLERQRGFCEPLTQAEQLHCIDIDTGGPIDVQTLARRWLHESEPD; translated from the coding sequence ATGAGGCAATTCGCCTCGGGTGCGTTGCTGAGTGAACGACTGGCTTCAGGTTGTGTGAACGGTGCGCTGATCGATCGATTGGCGGCACGCTTGGCGGCTTTTCATCAAGCTGCCGCCGTCGCACCTGCCGTCACGGCCCATGGCAGCGCGCCTCAAATTCGTGCTCAGACCGCACAGGTTCTCGCCGGCTTAGGGTTACAAGACGCTACGGGTGAACTTGGCAAGCTGTATGCGTGGTGTGATGCGCAGGGGCGCGATCTGGCCGCTACGTTCGACATACGCAAACGCCAGGGATGGGTGCGGGAGGGTCACGGTGATCTCCACCTGCAGAACATTGTCGCGCTCGGAGATGACATCACGGCGTTTGACTGCATTGAGTTCGATCCCGACTTGCGGTGGATCGACGTGCAGTGTGACATCGCATTTCTCACCATGGATTTGGCCGCTCATAATCGCGGCGACTTAGCTTGGCGATTTCTTGACCGGTGGCTTGAAGTCCATGGCGATTACGCAGGCCTTGCAGTACTGCGGTACTACGAGGTTTACCGTGCTTTGGTCCGCGCGCTTGTCATACGCCTACGCCGCTCCGAGGGATTGGAGGCGGCAGGGCCGGACTATGTTGCTGTCGCGCGAAGCTTTGCGGAGGCACACAATGCGAGCCTGTTGATCACACACGGGCTTTCCGGATCGGGCAAGAGCTATGTCGCGCAGCGACTTTTAGAGGTGGCCGGCGCCATTCGCCTGCGCTCGGACGTTGAGCGCAAGCGCCTCTTCGGGCTCAGCGCTCTTGATGTCTCCTCGGCACGCATGCCACAGGGGATCTATGCGCGCGCTGCATCGCAACGCACGTACGAGGCGCTGTACGCCGCGTCTGCCGTGGTGCTCGATGCCGGCTACCCAGTGATTGTCGACGCGACATTTTTGCGTGCGCACGAGCGCGACGCGTTCCGCAATCTGGCGCGGCGCAAAGGCGTTCGCTTCTCAATCCTGCACTGCCACGCTGATGATGCAACGCTCCGCGGACGCGTTCAAGCGCGCCGTTGCCGTGCCAACGATCCATCCGAAGCGGATCTTGCCGTGCTTGAGCGACAGCGCGGATTTTGCGAACCTTTGACGCAAGCGGAGCAGCTGCATTGCATCGATATTGACACGGGAGGGCCTATCGACGTGCAGACCCTCGCTCGACGGTGGCTTCATGAATCCGAACCCGATTGA
- a CDS encoding beta-ketoacyl synthase encodes MNDIAITGIGVISPIGLNESSVLESLLASRSGVRVVAPPELPRKFPVGLVDAEFSEHFTKVELPLLDRITQMALLAARQATENAGIANFSTFGERSGVFFGTGRGGVTTEWEAIRQYMEDTMKPAKPYVLMASMPNAPTAQISIRHQIFGPTATHTSACSSSGAAIADACRHIQTGEIDVAIAGGAETTLASIFLRTWDGLRAIADVDEDPSRSCKPFSRQRTGLVLGEGSVFYVLESREHAERRGARIHAFIAGFGIASDGHHIGSPHQRGQIASMRSALRAAGIDASQLDYINAHATATRGGDPVEVSAIKEVLGQAVSRVPVSSTKALHAHMLGAASAMEMLVCILAARHSFIPATAHLDEIDPECSGIHHVTEVIRDRPVRHAMSLSAGFGGTNVALVIRSNEERA; translated from the coding sequence ATGAATGACATTGCAATCACCGGGATTGGCGTTATTTCGCCGATTGGCCTGAACGAATCATCCGTCCTGGAAAGCCTCCTCGCGTCAAGATCGGGGGTTCGCGTCGTCGCCCCCCCTGAGTTGCCGAGAAAATTTCCCGTGGGTTTAGTTGACGCAGAGTTCTCGGAGCACTTCACCAAGGTTGAGCTGCCTTTGCTTGATCGTATTACACAGATGGCGCTTCTTGCGGCTCGGCAGGCTACAGAAAACGCCGGAATTGCCAACTTTTCCACATTTGGAGAACGTTCGGGGGTCTTTTTCGGAACGGGGCGTGGCGGCGTCACAACGGAATGGGAAGCAATTCGGCAATACATGGAAGACACCATGAAGCCGGCCAAGCCATACGTGCTTATGGCGTCGATGCCGAACGCCCCAACAGCGCAGATATCAATCCGCCATCAGATCTTCGGGCCAACGGCGACCCATACGTCCGCCTGCTCCTCGTCGGGAGCCGCGATCGCCGATGCCTGCCGACACATTCAAACGGGCGAGATTGACGTCGCCATCGCAGGTGGAGCTGAAACCACTCTGGCTTCCATTTTTCTCAGAACTTGGGATGGCCTGCGCGCGATTGCAGATGTAGACGAAGACCCATCGCGAAGCTGCAAGCCATTTTCGCGTCAACGCACCGGCTTAGTACTCGGCGAGGGTAGTGTCTTCTACGTGCTTGAGTCGCGCGAACACGCGGAGCGCCGGGGTGCGCGGATTCACGCGTTCATTGCAGGTTTCGGAATCGCGTCAGATGGACACCATATTGGCTCACCTCATCAGCGCGGCCAGATTGCATCCATGCGCTCAGCCTTGCGGGCCGCCGGGATCGATGCATCGCAACTTGATTACATCAATGCGCACGCCACGGCCACGCGCGGAGGTGATCCTGTCGAGGTCTCGGCGATTAAGGAGGTTCTCGGTCAGGCCGTTAGTCGCGTTCCTGTCAGTTCGACGAAGGCCCTTCATGCACATATGCTTGGTGCAGCAAGTGCGATGGAAATGCTGGTGTGCATTCTTGCTGCACGGCATTCCTTTATTCCTGCCACAGCACACCTTGACGAGATTGACCCCGAGTGCAGTGGCATTCATCATGTCACTGAAGTCATTCGCGACCGACCTGTCAGGCACGCGATGAGTTTGTCAGCGGGGTTTGGCGGCACCAATGTCGCATTGGTCATACGTTCGAATGAGGAGCGCGCGTGA
- a CDS encoding crotonase/enoyl-CoA hydratase family protein yields MNNNTVYRPDAKVLAFSQPLVETRYDGALSVLWITMAVQKGRPQNFSTLLLQSLQSLIDWVHDNGGVWSDGLRDQPVHYAILQSLHPTYFSVGGDLRHFLECIRGGDFQSLRSYSMQCLDMMYRWATNITNKCTTIALVQGRALGGGFETALSADYIIAEEQSEFGLPEILFGLFPCTGGMSLLARRVGLNEAEKMMRNGRIYSARELYEMGIVEHVCPRGSGERAARDFIAEHSKRRKARHALQQAKSRMMPLNYEELAKVVDDWVAAAMHLTDDEMRVLDTLVRMQRSEFAH; encoded by the coding sequence GTGAACAACAACACGGTGTACCGTCCCGATGCCAAGGTTCTCGCGTTTTCCCAGCCCCTCGTGGAGACAAGATACGATGGGGCACTGAGTGTGTTGTGGATCACAATGGCCGTACAGAAAGGTAGGCCACAAAATTTCTCGACGTTATTACTGCAATCGCTACAAAGCCTCATTGATTGGGTTCACGATAATGGCGGTGTTTGGAGCGACGGGTTGCGAGACCAGCCCGTTCATTATGCGATTCTGCAATCCCTCCACCCAACGTACTTCAGTGTTGGCGGCGACCTAAGACATTTTCTCGAGTGCATTCGAGGTGGCGATTTCCAATCGTTGCGCAGTTATTCCATGCAGTGCCTTGATATGATGTATCGATGGGCGACAAATATTACAAACAAATGCACAACCATCGCGCTTGTCCAAGGGCGCGCTTTGGGTGGCGGATTTGAGACCGCTTTGTCAGCAGATTACATTATCGCGGAAGAGCAATCTGAATTTGGCTTGCCGGAGATACTCTTCGGACTTTTCCCTTGCACTGGCGGTATGAGCCTTTTGGCGAGACGGGTCGGTCTCAACGAAGCCGAGAAAATGATGCGCAACGGCCGCATCTATTCCGCCAGGGAACTTTACGAGATGGGAATTGTGGAACACGTGTGCCCCCGTGGCAGCGGTGAACGCGCGGCCCGCGATTTCATCGCGGAACATAGCAAGAGGCGCAAAGCGCGGCACGCTCTTCAGCAGGCAAAAAGCAGGATGATGCCGCTCAACTACGAAGAGTTGGCCAAAGTGGTGGATGACTGGGTCGCGGCTGCCATGCACCTCACCGACGATGAGATGCGCGTGCTCGACACTTTGGTGAGGATGCAACGCTCCGAATTTGCGCACTGA
- a CDS encoding branched-chain amino acid ABC transporter substrate-binding protein: MRTLPRTLQFAVAALSLSVASAYAATPIKIGVQAPITGQYANEGQGIADAVKLLVKQQNAKGGLLGHPLEVKVCDDQGEAAPAAICARQLVNDGVLAVIGSYTSGAALAAQPIYARANVIQTSDGTSDELTARNYKTFFRNAPPNSAEALFTATYFKAMGYKRITVVTDHSSFSTGLADSVIADAKKEGIDVLDKEFINAGSQNYTPVLTKLNALNPQVVYFSGYYTDGGLVKAQMAQLGMKAQFVGGDANQNVAFAKIAGKAAAGAVIINVPAPEDLPYPAAKEFLTQFKQAYGHPPPSIFTLTNADGLRAIVYTAEKIKSVDAGRLIPALHQLKDFEGLTGTFSWNAVGERTGSPYVAFEVTPTGSYKITYPPEAVAK; this comes from the coding sequence ATGCGAACCTTACCCCGAACGTTGCAGTTTGCCGTTGCGGCCCTGTCCCTTTCCGTTGCTTCGGCTTACGCAGCAACGCCAATCAAGATTGGCGTGCAGGCGCCGATTACCGGTCAATATGCCAACGAAGGCCAAGGCATCGCTGACGCGGTCAAGCTCTTGGTCAAACAGCAAAACGCCAAGGGTGGCTTGCTTGGACACCCGCTGGAAGTGAAGGTCTGCGACGACCAGGGTGAGGCAGCACCAGCGGCGATTTGCGCAAGGCAATTGGTGAATGACGGCGTATTGGCCGTCATTGGGAGTTATACAAGCGGTGCAGCGCTGGCGGCACAGCCCATCTACGCGCGCGCGAATGTGATTCAGACGTCGGACGGCACGAGCGATGAACTGACAGCGCGCAATTACAAAACCTTTTTCCGCAATGCCCCTCCGAACAGCGCTGAGGCCCTGTTCACCGCCACGTATTTCAAGGCCATGGGCTACAAGCGCATCACCGTCGTTACAGACCACTCCAGTTTTTCGACCGGCTTGGCCGATTCGGTGATCGCGGACGCCAAGAAGGAAGGCATTGACGTTCTGGACAAGGAGTTCATCAACGCCGGATCCCAGAATTACACGCCCGTGCTCACCAAGCTCAACGCCCTTAACCCGCAAGTCGTCTACTTCTCGGGCTATTACACGGATGGCGGCCTGGTCAAAGCACAGATGGCGCAGCTCGGCATGAAGGCGCAGTTCGTCGGCGGTGACGCCAACCAGAATGTGGCGTTTGCCAAGATCGCAGGCAAGGCGGCGGCGGGTGCTGTGATCATCAATGTCCCAGCACCCGAGGACCTGCCTTACCCGGCGGCCAAGGAGTTCCTGACTCAATTCAAGCAAGCGTATGGCCATCCGCCACCGAGCATCTTCACGCTAACGAATGCTGACGGCCTGCGCGCCATCGTCTACACGGCTGAGAAGATCAAGAGCGTGGACGCGGGCCGGCTGATTCCCGCGTTGCATCAATTGAAGGACTTTGAGGGGTTGACGGGCACGTTCTCATGGAACGCAGTCGGTGAGCGCACAGGAAGTCCCTATGTTGCCTTTGAAGTCACGCCAACTGGCAGCTACAAGATCACCTATCCGCCCGAAGCAGTCGCGAAGTAA
- a CDS encoding DUF1810 domain-containing protein, translating to MDPATQPHPHDPDRFDLDRFLTAQAGAFAQAVGELRSGHKKSHWMWFIFPQFTGLGTSPMSQRYAIRSLTEAKAYLLHPLLGVRLLECTRIVNGLQGLSAHQIFGNPDDAKFHSSMTLFELAGGAGSEFTRALEKYFSAERDPKTLECVRDTGARIDSET from the coding sequence ATGGATCCTGCGACCCAACCACATCCTCATGATCCTGATCGCTTCGATCTGGATCGCTTTCTGACGGCTCAAGCAGGCGCGTTTGCGCAAGCGGTTGGCGAACTGCGTTCGGGTCATAAGAAATCACACTGGATGTGGTTCATTTTTCCGCAGTTCACCGGCCTCGGCACCAGTCCCATGTCCCAACGCTACGCCATCAGGAGCCTAACCGAAGCAAAGGCGTATTTACTGCATCCCTTGCTGGGAGTGCGGCTTCTGGAATGCACACGAATCGTGAATGGTCTGCAGGGCCTCTCTGCACACCAGATTTTCGGGAACCCTGACGATGCCAAGTTTCATTCATCGATGACGCTCTTCGAGCTTGCAGGGGGCGCTGGTTCGGAGTTCACGCGTGCGCTGGAGAAGTACTTTTCTGCCGAAAGGGACCCAAAGACCCTGGAGTGCGTTCGTGACACCGGTGCCCGAATTGACAGCGAAACCTAA
- a CDS encoding branched-chain amino acid ABC transporter permease codes for MLSTVLQQFANGLTVGGIYALIALGYTMVYGVLRLINFAHGDLCIFGAYIGLVALGSGAGSGQTHLLLVGAAFILAAVVVGAAGLLLEFTAYRPLRKADRLSAVVSALGASLFIENGIMLIWGPQLRVFPDNLLPSMHWTLGGARIDLVQLLIMAGSAILMGILYWFVHHTRYGTAMRAAASDQDAARLMGINVNRVIASVFVIGPAIGAVGGLFVGLYYRQVYFTMGWTYGLNAFIAAIIGGIGNIPGAMLGGVLLGLFNAFAAGFVSSSWQEAITFGLLIGILLIRPSGLLGERVAEKV; via the coding sequence ATGCTGAGCACAGTGCTTCAGCAGTTCGCTAACGGCCTGACCGTCGGTGGCATCTACGCGCTCATCGCGCTGGGCTACACGATGGTCTACGGCGTCCTGCGGCTGATTAATTTCGCACACGGTGATCTGTGCATTTTTGGTGCCTACATCGGCTTGGTGGCCTTGGGATCCGGGGCTGGCAGCGGGCAGACTCATCTGCTTTTGGTCGGTGCCGCCTTCATTTTGGCCGCGGTGGTGGTAGGAGCCGCTGGGTTGCTCCTTGAGTTCACGGCTTACCGGCCCCTGCGCAAAGCGGACCGCTTGTCGGCCGTGGTTTCCGCGCTTGGGGCGTCGTTGTTTATCGAAAACGGCATCATGCTCATCTGGGGGCCCCAGTTGCGCGTATTTCCCGACAACCTGCTTCCATCCATGCATTGGACGCTAGGCGGGGCTCGCATCGACCTTGTGCAACTTCTCATCATGGCCGGCTCTGCCATTCTCATGGGCATTTTGTACTGGTTTGTGCATCACACGCGCTATGGAACGGCGATGCGTGCCGCGGCCAGCGACCAGGACGCAGCACGGTTGATGGGCATCAACGTCAACCGGGTGATTGCCAGCGTGTTCGTGATCGGACCAGCCATCGGCGCTGTCGGCGGGCTGTTTGTCGGCCTCTACTACAGGCAGGTCTATTTCACAATGGGCTGGACCTACGGCTTGAATGCCTTTATTGCGGCCATCATTGGAGGTATAGGGAACATTCCAGGCGCAATGCTCGGAGGAGTGTTGCTGGGATTGTTCAACGCCTTCGCTGCAGGCTTCGTCTCCAGTTCCTGGCAGGAGGCCATCACGTTTGGGCTCCTCATAGGCATTTTGCTCATTAGGCCGTCTGGGCTCTTGGGCGAACGCGTGGCGGAGAAAGTATGA
- a CDS encoding NADPH-dependent FMN reductase: protein MSKLVGISGSLRQGSFNTALLRAASELVRPGIELTVNTIRGIPLYDGDVEANHGIPEAVDALKEMIAASDGVLLVTPEYNGSIPGAFKNAIDWLSRPPNDSRRVFRGKPVGLIGASPGGLGTVLSQGAWLPVLRALGVEFWTEGRLLVSRAQTVFSPDGVLTDEAVRRQLGDFVRGFASFADSHRRMWANGADARL, encoded by the coding sequence GTGTCGAAGCTAGTTGGAATCTCAGGTAGTTTGCGCCAAGGTTCATTCAACACGGCTCTGCTCAGGGCTGCATCGGAGCTCGTGCGACCAGGTATTGAGCTCACGGTCAACACGATTCGCGGAATTCCGCTGTATGACGGTGACGTCGAGGCCAACCACGGCATCCCAGAGGCGGTTGACGCACTGAAGGAAATGATCGCGGCCTCGGATGGGGTGCTCCTTGTCACCCCAGAGTACAACGGTTCCATCCCGGGAGCGTTCAAAAACGCAATCGACTGGCTTTCGCGCCCGCCGAACGACTCACGACGAGTGTTCCGGGGCAAACCCGTCGGATTGATTGGTGCTTCGCCCGGAGGTCTTGGGACTGTTCTTAGTCAAGGGGCCTGGCTGCCGGTGTTGCGTGCACTCGGGGTGGAATTCTGGACTGAAGGCAGGTTGCTCGTGTCGCGCGCTCAGACGGTTTTTTCGCCAGACGGCGTCCTCACTGATGAGGCCGTAAGACGGCAGCTCGGTGACTTTGTTCGTGGTTTTGCGTCGTTTGCGGATTCGCATCGGCGAATGTGGGCAAACGGGGCCGACGCCCGACTTTAG
- a CDS encoding branched-chain amino acid ABC transporter permease, giving the protein MKKMLAILRHPWVGAALWVGGLMVPLLLNQTWVFIASLFAVYAIVALSQDIVLGRAGMFDMGHAVYFGVGAYVTAILNTQFNWPVFATWPLAVVAAALVGAVLAAPIAKLRGDYLLVATIGFNAIFILALNNNVAGMTGGADGIFGIGVPSLFGWQIGSQNAQFWLDWLAFAAVLLLIRNLDRSHLGRTLYYIKHDQLAATTMGVDARAYRVLAFALGAALAGFGGTLFAALMAAVSPGAFVFTESVTLFAIVLVGGQGSIPGVLLGTALMFVVPQAFRGFAQYRYFVFGIAMVVVMVLRPQGIWPRSQRKELQQ; this is encoded by the coding sequence ATGAAGAAAATGCTGGCAATTCTGCGCCACCCCTGGGTTGGCGCTGCACTCTGGGTTGGCGGCCTTATGGTGCCGCTCCTGCTGAACCAAACCTGGGTGTTCATCGCGTCGCTTTTTGCCGTGTATGCCATTGTCGCGTTGAGCCAGGACATCGTGCTTGGCCGCGCCGGCATGTTCGACATGGGGCATGCGGTGTATTTTGGCGTCGGCGCTTACGTTACCGCGATTCTCAACACGCAATTCAACTGGCCGGTCTTTGCAACTTGGCCCCTGGCCGTGGTTGCCGCAGCGCTGGTAGGCGCCGTCCTTGCCGCGCCGATCGCCAAACTGCGTGGCGACTATCTGCTCGTGGCCACCATCGGTTTCAATGCCATTTTCATCCTCGCTCTGAACAATAACGTAGCTGGAATGACGGGCGGTGCGGATGGCATCTTCGGCATCGGCGTCCCCAGTCTTTTCGGTTGGCAAATCGGAAGCCAGAACGCCCAATTCTGGCTCGATTGGCTGGCCTTCGCAGCGGTGTTGCTGCTCATCCGGAATCTCGACCGTTCGCATCTGGGTCGTACGCTGTACTACATCAAGCATGACCAGCTAGCTGCAACCACAATGGGCGTGGACGCGCGCGCCTACCGGGTTCTGGCATTCGCGCTGGGCGCAGCGCTTGCTGGGTTCGGCGGCACATTGTTCGCGGCGCTGATGGCCGCGGTCAGTCCAGGCGCTTTTGTTTTTACGGAATCGGTAACCTTATTCGCGATTGTTCTGGTGGGTGGACAAGGTTCAATTCCGGGCGTTCTGCTGGGAACGGCATTAATGTTCGTGGTGCCGCAGGCCTTCCGTGGCTTTGCCCAATACCGCTACTTCGTGTTTGGCATCGCGATGGTCGTGGTCATGGTTCT